Sequence from the Caretta caretta isolate rCarCar2 chromosome 8, rCarCar1.hap1, whole genome shotgun sequence genome:
ccctcacagttgagaagcgagtggcgatagccctgtggaagcttgcaacgccagacagctaccggtcagttgggaatcaatttggagtgggcaaatctactgtgggggctgctgtgatgcaagtagcccacgcaatcaaagatctgctgatatcaagggtagtgaccctgggaaatgtgcaggtcatagtggatggctttgctgcaatgggattccctaactgtggtggggctatagatggaacccatatccctatcttggcaccggagcaccaagccgccgagtacataaaccgcaaggggtacttttcgatagtgctgcaagctctggtggatcacaagggacgtttcaccaacatcaacgtgggatggccgggaaaggtgcatgatgctcgcatcttcaggaactctggtctgtttcaaaagctgcaggaagggactttattcccagaccagaaaataactgttggggatgttgaaatgcctatatgtatccttggggacccagcctaccccttaatgccatggctcatgaagccgtacacaggcagcctggacagtagtcaggagctgttcaactacaggctgagcaagtgcagaatggtggtagaatgtgcatttggatgtttaaaggcgcgctggcgcagtttattgactcgcttagacctcagcgaaaccaatattcccactgttattactgcttgctgtgtgctccacaatatctgtgagagtaagggggagacgtttatggcggggtgggaggttgaggcaaatcgcctggctgctggttacgcgcagccagacaccagggcggttagaagagcacaggagggcgcggtacacatcagagaagctttgaaaaacagtttcatgactggccaggctacggtgtgaaagttctgtttgtttctccttgatgaacccccccaccccttggttcactctacttccctgtaagctaaccaccctcccctcctccctttaatcattgcttgcagagccaataaagtcattgctgcttcacagtcatgcattcgttattcattcatcacacaaatagggggatgactaccaaggtatcccaggaggggtggtggaggagggaaggaaaatgccacacagcactttaagcacagcactttaaaagtttacaactttaaaatttattgaatgacagccttcttttttttgggcaatcctctgtggtggagtggctggttggccggaggcccccccaccgcgttcttgggcgtctgggtgtggaggctatggaacttggggaggagggcggttggttacagaggggctgcagtggcagtctgtgctccagctgcctttgctgcagctcaaccatacactggagcatactggtttggtcctgcagcagcctcagcattgaatcctgcctcctctcatcacgctgccgccacctttgagcttcagccctgtcttcagcccgccacttactctcttcagcccgccacttactctcttcagccctccacctctcctcccggtcattttgtgctttcctgcactctgacattatttgcctccacgcattcgtctgtgctctgtcagtgtgggaggacagcatgagctcggagaacatttcatcgcgagtgcgtttttttttctttctaagcttcactagcctctgggaaggagaagatcctgtgatcattgaaacacatgcagctggtggagaaaaaaaaagggacagcggtatttaaaaagacacattttataaaacagtcgctacactctttcagggtaaaccttgctgttaacattacatacatagcacatgtgctttcgttacaaggtcgcattttgcctcctcccaccgcgtgaacggattttggttgaatgccagcaaacatacactgcaatgctttgttctacagtgattccccagtacgtgttgctggcctggagtggtaaagtgtcctaccatgaaggacgaaataaggctgccctccccagaaaccttttgcaaaggcagaaccgcaaatgccagggcaaagtaatcctttcacatgcttgcttttaaaccatgtatggcattttaaaaggtacactcaccagaggtcccttctccgcctgctgagtccaggaggcagccttgggtgggttcggggggtactggctccaggtctagggtgagaaacagttcctggctgtcgggaaaaccggtttctccgcttgcttgctgtgagctatctacaacctcctcctcatcatcttcttcgtccccaaaacctacttctgtattgcctccatctccattgaaggagtcaaacaacacggctggggtagtggtggctgaaccccctaaaatggcatgcagctcatcatagaagcggcatgtttggggctctgacccagagcggctgttcgcctctctggttttctggtaggcttgcctcagctccttcagtttcacgcggcactgcttcgggtccctgttatggcctctgtccttcatgccctgggagattttcagaaaggttttggcatttcgaaaactggaacggagttctgatagcacggattcctctccccaaacagcgatcagatcccgtacctcccgttcagtccatgctggagctcttttgcgattctgggactccatcatggtcacctgtgctgatgagctctgcatggtcacctgcagcttgccacgctggccaaacaggaaatgagattcaaaagttcgcggttcttttcctgtctacctggccagtgcatctgagttgagagcgctgtccagagcggtcagaatggagcactctgggatagctcccggaggccaataccatcgaattgtgtccacagtaccccaaattcgagctggcaacgtcgatttaagcgctaatccacttgtcaggggtggagtaaggaaatcgattttaagagccctttaagtcgaaataaagggcttcattgtgtggacgggtgcaggtttaaatcgatttaacgctgctaaattcgacctaaagtcctagtgtagaccagggctgtgtgtatataaagtctgctgcagtttccacggtatgcatccgatgaagtgagctgtagctcacgaaagctcatgctcaaataaattggttagtctctaaggtgccacaagtactccttttctttttatcttcacTATAGTAATCTTCAGTTCCATAGTCAAGTATTTAAGTAACTTTATCTTAGATCATATACATGCAAAGATGTGATCATATAATTGGCGGTACCATAGTGCACACAAATGAGAATAAAGCTAAAGGTGTGTATAGTACAACCTTACAGCAGAATTCTGCACTATCCTATTACATTGTTATATGTTGGCCTATTAAAGGAAACACTTACAGATTGTGAACTATTATTAGATTGGCAGTTTTTTATACTAAATTACTATGAAATGGCCACTGGGTGCCT
This genomic interval carries:
- the LOC142073043 gene encoding uncharacterized protein LOC142073043, translated to MQSSSAQVTMMESQNRKRAPAWTEREVRDLIAVWGEESVLSELRSSFRNAKTFLKISQGMKDRGHNRDPKQCRVKLKELRQAYQKTREANSRSGSEPQTCRFYDELHAILGGSATTTPAVLFDSFNGDGGNTEVGFGDEEDDEEEVVDSSQQASGETGFPDSQELFLTLDLEPVPPEPTQGCLLDSAGGEGTSAACVSMITGSSPSQRLVKLRKKKKRTRDEMFSELMLSSHTDRAQTNAWRQIMSECRKAQNDREERWRAEESKWRAEESKWRAEDRAEAQRWRQRDERRQDSMLRLLQDQTSMLQCMVELQQRQLEHRLPLQPLCNQPPSSPSSIASTPRRPRTRWGGLRPTSHSTTEDCPKKRRLSFNKF